From Ostreibacterium oceani, one genomic window encodes:
- a CDS encoding DUF1015 domain-containing protein, giving the protein MLNIHPLTGYLPQKASAKTVICPAYDTFTPAERRVFAEKNPDNFINTFRYIDEFEPHEGITLNMLLKQNKQYLQQLLAKGLYRPVDNALLVYQLETTDGHIQTGVIADIPYSDYEEDAIRIHEYTRKEKEKGLAKYIKKVGVVPSPVCITYPQHTGITEITQRITQQPPDIELTTDITQRAWVITDANIQSELRYHFQQVGVSYLADGHHRIASGHRFAKKCRQQNPEHTGNEPYNYMLGVLFPDNEMRIHAYNRCVKHLPIKPATLLRMLESDFLVEKHDNKYHAQPMNRQEFGMLLGHNWYKLICKPHIVPTDPVGSLAVSILQQRILAPMLGISDPQRDDRLEYISGDSHIAGMEQAIAAGFEVVFATFPTAIQEMMAVADCGQIMPPKSTWFAPKVRSGIFIRFRK; this is encoded by the coding sequence ATGCTAAACATTCATCCACTAACTGGCTACTTACCGCAAAAAGCCAGCGCTAAAACTGTCATTTGTCCAGCTTATGACACCTTCACACCCGCCGAACGTAGGGTGTTTGCCGAAAAAAACCCGGATAATTTCATCAATACCTTTCGTTATATTGATGAATTTGAACCGCACGAAGGCATTACGCTTAACATGCTGCTCAAGCAAAATAAACAGTATCTGCAGCAACTACTCGCCAAAGGGCTCTATCGCCCAGTCGATAACGCGCTGTTAGTCTATCAATTGGAAACAACAGACGGGCACATACAAACAGGGGTGATTGCCGATATCCCCTATAGCGATTACGAAGAAGACGCGATTCGCATCCATGAGTACACGCGCAAAGAAAAAGAAAAAGGACTGGCCAAATACATTAAAAAAGTCGGTGTCGTGCCTAGCCCTGTCTGCATTACCTACCCGCAACACACGGGCATCACTGAAATCACCCAACGCATCACACAACAACCACCAGATATCGAATTAACCACCGATATCACACAACGCGCCTGGGTCATCACCGATGCCAATATACAATCCGAACTGCGTTATCATTTTCAACAAGTCGGTGTCAGCTACCTCGCTGACGGGCACCACCGCATTGCTTCTGGGCACCGTTTTGCCAAAAAGTGCCGCCAACAAAATCCCGAGCACACGGGCAACGAGCCTTACAATTATATGCTGGGCGTTTTATTCCCTGATAATGAAATGCGTATCCATGCCTACAATCGCTGCGTCAAACATTTACCCATTAAACCCGCCACACTGCTACGTATGCTGGAAAGCGATTTTTTGGTCGAAAAGCATGATAATAAATACCACGCCCAACCCATGAATCGACAAGAATTCGGCATGCTATTAGGCCATAACTGGTACAAACTCATTTGCAAGCCACACATTGTCCCAACGGATCCTGTCGGTAGCTTGGCCGTCTCTATTTTACAACAGCGCATCCTCGCGCCGATGCTAGGTATTTCCGATCCGCAGCGAGACGACCGCCTAGAGTATATCTCAGGTGACAGTCACATCGCTGGCATGGAACAAGCGATTGCCGCTGGGTTTGAGGTCGTCTTTGCGACTTTTCCAACGGCTATCCAAGAAATGATGGCAGTTGCTGATTGCGGTCAAATCATGCCGCCTAAATCGACGTGGTTTGCCCCCAAAGTGCGCTCAGGTATCTTTATCCGCTTTAGAAAATAA
- the glmS gene encoding glutamine--fructose-6-phosphate transaminase (isomerizing): MCGIIGMVGARDVVPFLLDGLKRMEYRGYDSAGIAVRREREGSFEFSRRRAKGKIAALQNVIADAPVKGQIGIGHIRWATHGEPTEENAHPHNAQQVSVVHNGIIENWQPLKQELLNKGYAFQSQTDTEIIAKLIQHKLDQGLDAFHAFQESIKRLDGAYAIAVMIDDAPDTIFAARAGSPLVVGRGDNEMYVGSDALALALVTDKVQYLEEGDYAIITQQDIAIYDQSDSPVSRAVVETGLSADDTDKGGFPHFMLKEIHEQPTVIRTLIERYIDKSQYCVKPLPLSFDPNTIERMAFVACGTAYHAGLLGKYWMESLANLPVDVDIASEYRYRDLIQPKQGVFVAFSQSGETADTLAALRRAKSENQHIVSVVNVESSSMARESTDRLPTCAGAEIGVASTKAFIAQCVVALCLAIYVGRQRGTMDAATEHDIVTALLALPNQIENSIHHIEPIQQIAYAMAPANDVLFLGRGRHYPIALEAALKLKEISYIHAEGYAAGEMKHGAIALIDGHVPVVCLCPSDNLLEKSLSNMQEVMARKAQVVLVAEESVCQSNKTAHHIIIPSVHPVIAPILSVVPMQLLAYYTALALGKDVDQPRNLAKSVTVE; encoded by the coding sequence ATGTGTGGAATTATTGGCATGGTCGGTGCACGTGATGTCGTGCCTTTTTTACTCGACGGATTAAAGCGCATGGAATACCGTGGCTATGACAGTGCTGGCATTGCCGTTCGGCGTGAGAGAGAAGGCTCGTTTGAATTTAGCCGCCGCCGTGCTAAGGGCAAAATCGCCGCCCTGCAAAATGTCATTGCCGACGCCCCTGTCAAAGGTCAAATCGGCATCGGGCATATCCGTTGGGCAACCCACGGCGAACCCACCGAAGAAAACGCCCACCCGCATAACGCACAGCAAGTCTCAGTCGTGCATAACGGCATTATTGAAAACTGGCAACCGCTCAAACAAGAGTTACTCAACAAAGGCTATGCGTTTCAGTCACAAACGGACACCGAGATCATCGCCAAACTTATTCAGCACAAGCTCGACCAAGGGCTAGATGCCTTTCATGCCTTTCAAGAAAGCATCAAACGCCTAGATGGGGCTTACGCCATTGCGGTTATGATTGATGACGCACCTGATACCATTTTTGCGGCACGTGCGGGTAGCCCACTGGTCGTTGGGCGCGGCGATAATGAGATGTATGTGGGCTCTGACGCACTGGCATTGGCACTAGTCACCGATAAAGTACAATACTTAGAAGAAGGTGACTATGCCATCATCACTCAACAAGATATTGCCATTTATGACCAGTCTGACTCACCTGTTAGCCGTGCGGTTGTCGAAACGGGGCTTAGTGCGGACGACACCGACAAAGGCGGCTTCCCGCATTTTATGCTCAAAGAAATCCACGAGCAACCCACCGTAATACGCACCCTTATTGAACGCTATATCGACAAATCACAATACTGCGTTAAGCCGTTACCACTGAGCTTTGACCCAAACACTATCGAGCGAATGGCATTTGTGGCTTGCGGCACGGCGTACCACGCAGGATTACTGGGAAAATACTGGATGGAAAGCCTCGCTAACCTCCCCGTTGATGTCGACATTGCTTCTGAATACCGATACCGTGATTTAATCCAACCCAAACAGGGCGTATTTGTTGCCTTTTCACAATCGGGCGAAACCGCAGACACACTCGCTGCGTTGCGACGTGCTAAGTCCGAAAACCAACATATCGTCTCTGTCGTAAACGTCGAAAGCTCTAGCATGGCGCGCGAAAGCACCGACAGATTACCGACCTGCGCGGGCGCTGAGATTGGCGTTGCCTCGACCAAAGCCTTTATCGCACAATGTGTTGTCGCGCTTTGCTTGGCGATTTATGTTGGGCGTCAGCGTGGCACAATGGACGCGGCGACCGAACACGACATCGTCACAGCACTGCTGGCACTACCCAATCAAATCGAAAACAGTATTCATCACATCGAACCCATCCAACAAATTGCTTATGCGATGGCACCAGCCAACGATGTGCTTTTCCTCGGGCGTGGGCGACATTACCCGATTGCGCTAGAGGCAGCGCTTAAGTTAAAAGAAATCAGCTACATTCACGCTGAGGGCTACGCTGCAGGCGAAATGAAACACGGCGCGATTGCGTTAATCGATGGGCATGTGCCCGTTGTCTGCTTATGCCCCAGTGATAATTTATTGGAAAAATCACTGTCTAATATGCAAGAAGTCATGGCACGCAAAGCGCAAGTCGTCTTGGTTGCCGAAGAAAGCGTCTGTCAGTCCAACAAAACGGCTCACCACATCATCATACCCAGTGTTCATCCTGTCATCGCGCCGATTTTATCGGTAGTACCAATGCAGCTGCTGGCTTATTACACGGCGCTCGCGCTGGGTAAAGATGTTGACCAGCCGCGCAATTTGGCCAAATCGGTCACCGTTGAATAG
- a CDS encoding endonuclease I family protein, translated as MFKKGRISSLVVALLAVVIIILNAYLDNAEKTPTRNDSQQPSQQPSQQQASDKSDDTSKPYRQALYFLWSEVYALGGNTLYCDAPFTTDNREKRAKHINAEHVFPASWIAKDLQCGTRKQCQQTSALFRTLESDLHNIYPALVDANKSRSNYRFGNVNRKSSPVKGCTFYVDESARIAEPREAVRGDIARAMLYMAHEHGLTLYSKNRALMLDWHRQDPPDQAEINRAKQIEKIQGRDNPFITQYPFVSK; from the coding sequence ATGTTTAAAAAGGGAAGAATATCGTCATTGGTTGTCGCATTATTGGCAGTTGTTATCATTATCTTGAATGCTTATTTAGATAACGCAGAAAAAACGCCAACGCGCAACGACTCACAGCAGCCATCTCAGCAGCCATCTCAGCAACAAGCATCTGATAAGTCAGACGATACTAGCAAGCCTTATCGGCAAGCACTGTATTTTCTGTGGAGTGAGGTCTATGCGTTGGGCGGTAATACCCTGTATTGTGATGCGCCATTTACAACGGATAATCGAGAAAAACGCGCAAAGCATATCAACGCCGAGCATGTTTTTCCCGCTAGCTGGATTGCCAAAGACTTGCAATGCGGTACGCGTAAGCAGTGCCAGCAAACGAGCGCCTTGTTTCGGACATTAGAATCCGATTTGCATAATATTTATCCTGCCTTAGTCGATGCCAATAAATCGCGCAGTAATTATCGGTTTGGCAACGTGAATCGAAAATCAAGCCCAGTTAAAGGTTGTACATTCTATGTGGATGAATCGGCGCGAATAGCAGAGCCACGTGAAGCGGTACGCGGTGACATTGCCCGTGCGATGCTTTATATGGCGCATGAGCATGGACTAACGCTGTATTCCAAAAATCGGGCGCTGATGCTGGACTGGCATCGCCAAGACCCGCCTGATCAGGCAGAAATCAATCGGGCAAAACAGATTGAAAAAATCCAAGGGCGAGATAACCCGTTTATTACGCAATATCCGTTTGTGAGTAAATAA
- the gpmI gene encoding 2,3-bisphosphoglycerate-independent phosphoglycerate mutase: MQSVLLMILDGWGHAHAAPDNAISHANTPNWDMLLATCPKTLIKTAGKAVGLPNEQMGNSEVGHMNIGAGRVVYQSLTRIQDALHEHRFQQTEALANACDVPDNQALHILGLLSAGGVHSHEDHIEALIELAKSKGVARIYLHVFTDGRDTPPRSAEASLKRFQALEDQQFKIATITGRYFAMDRDNNWERTQTAYEAIADNQAEFRAPRALDALAQAYRRDENDEFIQATVLDAAERMQDGDHLVFMNFRADRARQLTQLFAENTTHFPHRHIQLNQLVTLTQYQQQLQTTVAFPPIAIHNGLGEVLAHAGAKQLRIAETEKYAHVTYFFNGGEETVFPGEDRILVQSPAVATYDLKPEMAVSEVTEKLTAAIQTNTYDFICLNFANPDMVGHTGVFSAAVKAVEAVDEAMGKVINAARANQMKILVTADHGNVEQMTNPETGKPFTSHTTFPVPLLLVNGDGKRLTDGGALCDLAPTVLALMDIEQPPEMTGKSLIVA; encoded by the coding sequence ATGCAATCCGTTTTATTGATGATTTTAGACGGCTGGGGGCATGCACATGCCGCGCCTGACAATGCGATTAGCCATGCCAACACACCAAACTGGGATATGCTGCTTGCCACGTGCCCCAAAACACTAATCAAAACCGCAGGCAAAGCCGTCGGATTACCCAACGAACAAATGGGTAACTCCGAAGTCGGTCACATGAATATCGGTGCAGGTCGCGTCGTTTACCAGTCGTTAACTCGCATTCAAGATGCGCTACACGAACACCGCTTTCAACAGACCGAAGCCCTTGCAAATGCCTGCGATGTTCCCGACAACCAAGCACTGCATATTTTGGGATTGCTCAGCGCTGGCGGCGTTCACTCGCATGAAGACCATATCGAAGCCCTAATCGAACTCGCCAAATCCAAAGGCGTTGCACGCATCTATCTGCACGTCTTTACCGACGGTCGCGACACGCCACCGCGTAGCGCTGAGGCAAGCCTTAAGCGTTTTCAAGCGCTAGAAGACCAGCAATTTAAAATCGCCACAATCACTGGCCGATACTTTGCAATGGACCGCGATAACAACTGGGAACGCACACAAACAGCCTACGAAGCCATCGCGGATAATCAGGCTGAATTTCGCGCGCCGCGAGCGCTTGATGCACTCGCGCAAGCATACCGCCGTGATGAAAACGATGAATTTATTCAAGCGACTGTCTTAGACGCCGCCGAGCGCATGCAAGACGGTGATCATTTGGTATTTATGAACTTCCGTGCCGATCGCGCCAGACAACTGACGCAGCTTTTTGCCGAAAACACCACGCATTTCCCGCACCGACACATTCAACTCAATCAGTTAGTCACGCTGACACAGTACCAACAACAACTGCAGACTACCGTGGCTTTCCCCCCAATAGCCATCCACAATGGCTTAGGTGAAGTGCTTGCCCACGCAGGCGCAAAGCAATTACGTATCGCAGAAACCGAAAAATATGCCCACGTCACGTATTTTTTTAATGGTGGCGAAGAAACCGTATTCCCCGGTGAAGACCGCATTTTAGTCCAGTCGCCTGCGGTCGCCACTTATGATCTAAAGCCCGAAATGGCCGTGTCTGAAGTCACAGAAAAACTCACCGCTGCCATTCAAACCAATACGTATGATTTCATTTGCCTCAACTTTGCTAATCCAGATATGGTCGGTCATACAGGGGTATTTTCCGCCGCGGTCAAAGCCGTCGAAGCCGTTGATGAAGCAATGGGTAAGGTTATCAACGCCGCGCGCGCCAATCAGATGAAAATATTAGTCACCGCAGACCATGGCAATGTCGAGCAAATGACTAACCCCGAAACAGGCAAACCATTTACTTCACACACCACTTTCCCCGTGCCTTTATTGTTGGTCAACGGGGATGGAAAGCGATTAACCGATGGTGGCGCGCTGTGCGACCTAGCACCAACGGTCCTTGCGCTCATGGACATCGAACAGCCCCCTGAAATGACAGGAAAATCTCTCATTGTGGCGTAA
- a CDS encoding ABCB family ABC transporter ATP-binding protein/permease: MQSNTRQKTTKKAENYQVDWRISQRLIPYLWAYKRVVFAVLLFLILARVSNIVVPIILKYTVDALSDPQLQLLSAVVGLVIAYGVLRLSSVLFNEIRNWLFAKIRIEMLHKISMQTLAHLHNLSLRFHLDRKTGALSREMERGLQAIAVFLRNILFNIIPVLFELIAVLILIGFQFNFIFVLVILVTIVLYVVFTFLMTRWRTQFRVQMNDYDANANTRAIDSLLNYETVKLFGNEQVELTRYDAALSRWSAFAHKSTWTLSLLNLGQGLIIASGLMVLLLMAVMSVFDGESSVGDFVMLNAYMLQLYVPLSFLGSMYREINHALIDMDKLFTLLDEKADITEVATAQPLDFRGGCIEFNHITFSYDGSHRILDDISFTVPAGEMVAVVGPSGAGKSTLSRLLLRFYDPDSGAILIDNQDIRQVTLASLRTYMAAVPQDCNLFNDTIGYNIAYSIASSQSDVSQAEIERAAKMAQIHDFIVSQPKGYETLVGERGLKLSGGEKQRVAIARAALKQAKILIFDEATSSLDSRSEKAIQVAMNNVAKGQTTLVIAHRLSTITQADNIVVLDQGRVVETGTHDALLLQQGLYAQMWALQQENKADCADE; this comes from the coding sequence ATGCAAAGCAACACCCGACAAAAAACCACAAAAAAAGCAGAGAATTATCAAGTCGATTGGCGCATTAGTCAGCGCTTAATACCGTATCTATGGGCGTACAAGCGGGTCGTGTTTGCCGTGTTGTTGTTTTTGATTTTGGCGCGCGTCTCCAATATCGTCGTGCCGATTATTTTAAAATATACCGTTGATGCGCTAAGCGATCCGCAGTTGCAGTTACTTTCTGCGGTGGTTGGGCTGGTGATTGCTTATGGCGTGTTGCGTTTGAGCTCGGTACTCTTTAACGAAATCCGCAATTGGCTGTTTGCCAAAATCCGTATCGAGATGCTGCATAAAATTTCGATGCAAACTTTGGCACATTTGCATAATTTGTCTTTGCGCTTTCATTTGGATAGAAAAACGGGGGCATTGTCGAGAGAGATGGAGCGTGGTTTACAGGCCATTGCCGTGTTTTTGCGTAATATTTTATTTAATATTATCCCTGTGTTGTTTGAGTTGATTGCGGTGCTCATCCTGATTGGCTTTCAATTTAATTTTATTTTTGTGCTCGTTATTTTAGTGACGATTGTGCTGTATGTCGTGTTTACCTTTTTAATGACGCGATGGCGGACGCAGTTTCGTGTACAAATGAATGACTACGATGCCAATGCCAACACGCGCGCGATTGATTCGTTACTGAATTATGAGACGGTTAAATTATTTGGCAATGAACAAGTTGAGCTGACGCGATACGATGCGGCATTATCGCGGTGGTCTGCGTTTGCCCACAAAAGCACATGGACGTTATCGTTGTTAAATTTAGGGCAAGGCCTGATTATCGCTAGTGGTCTGATGGTCTTGTTGTTAATGGCTGTTATGTCAGTCTTTGACGGTGAGTCATCTGTCGGCGATTTTGTCATGCTAAACGCCTATATGTTGCAGCTTTACGTGCCCTTGAGTTTTTTGGGCTCGATGTATCGCGAAATTAATCATGCCCTGATTGATATGGATAAATTATTTACGCTGCTAGATGAAAAAGCCGATATCACCGAAGTTGCCACTGCCCAACCGCTAGATTTTCGCGGTGGTTGTATTGAGTTTAATCACATTACCTTTTCGTATGATGGCTCGCATCGAATTTTAGACGATATTTCGTTTACAGTCCCTGCGGGGGAAATGGTCGCCGTTGTTGGGCCATCGGGGGCAGGGAAGTCTACGTTATCACGGCTATTGCTGCGGTTTTATGATCCTGACAGTGGTGCTATCTTAATCGATAACCAAGATATTCGGCAGGTCACTTTGGCCAGTTTGCGGACGTATATGGCCGCTGTGCCACAAGATTGCAATCTATTCAATGACACCATTGGTTATAACATTGCCTACAGTATCGCTAGTAGCCAGTCAGATGTATCACAAGCAGAGATTGAGCGCGCGGCTAAAATGGCACAAATCCATGATTTTATCGTGAGCCAGCCCAAAGGTTATGAGACGTTGGTCGGTGAGAGAGGGTTAAAGCTATCAGGTGGTGAAAAACAGCGTGTCGCCATTGCCCGCGCGGCCTTAAAGCAAGCGAAGATTCTTATTTTTGATGAAGCCACGTCTTCATTGGATAGCCGTTCTGAAAAAGCCATCCAAGTCGCTATGAATAACGTTGCAAAAGGACAGACGACTTTGGTTATCGCACATCGATTGTCAACGATTACACAGGCCGATAATATTGTGGTATTAGACCAAGGTCGTGTCGTGGAGACGGGCACGCATGATGCCTTGTTGCTGCAGCAAGGCCTATATGCACAGATGTGGGCACTGCAGCAGGAAAACAAGGCCGACTGCGCCGATGAATAA
- a CDS encoding NAD(P)-dependent oxidoreductase, translating into MKILFADKFPAAQQAALAAEHTLTNSPALDEHSLVTAIGDADILVVRSTKVSAEAIDAATQLKLIIRAGAGTNTIDKAHAAEKGIAVCNTPGKNAIAVAELAMGLMLAADRHIADATQDLKSGQWNKKRYSVADGIYGKSVGIIGFGAIGQAFAERALAFGMSIHTVIRTAQGSSSLAQQRLTDQFPGLTQHPDLASLARHCDVISLHVPFNEHTKQLIDAEFLSQMKPNSLLINTSRGEVVDEAALLAALDEKPIKAALDVFCNEPSAATGEFNSPLASHPQVIGTHHIGASTEQAQTAVADNVVEIIASFANHQQFLNRVN; encoded by the coding sequence ATGAAAATATTATTTGCCGACAAATTTCCTGCAGCCCAACAAGCCGCATTAGCAGCCGAACATACGCTCACCAACAGCCCTGCGCTTGATGAACACAGCCTAGTCACAGCGATAGGCGATGCAGATATTCTCGTGGTGCGCAGCACAAAAGTTAGCGCCGAAGCCATTGATGCCGCAACACAGCTCAAACTCATCATCCGCGCTGGCGCAGGCACCAATACCATTGACAAAGCTCATGCTGCTGAAAAAGGCATTGCCGTTTGTAACACCCCAGGGAAAAACGCCATTGCCGTTGCGGAACTGGCGATGGGGCTTATGCTGGCCGCTGATCGCCATATCGCAGACGCCACACAAGACTTAAAATCAGGGCAATGGAACAAAAAACGCTACTCAGTCGCCGATGGCATCTACGGCAAATCGGTCGGTATCATTGGCTTTGGCGCAATCGGACAAGCCTTTGCCGAACGCGCATTGGCCTTTGGCATGTCGATTCACACCGTCATTCGCACCGCCCAAGGCAGCAGCAGTCTAGCACAACAACGTCTAACCGACCAATTCCCTGGCCTAACACAACACCCTGATTTAGCGTCGTTAGCGCGCCATTGCGACGTCATTAGCCTGCATGTGCCGTTTAACGAACACACCAAACAATTAATCGATGCCGAATTCTTATCCCAAATGAAACCCAATAGCCTACTCATCAACACATCACGCGGTGAAGTCGTCGATGAAGCGGCTTTACTCGCCGCGCTCGATGAAAAACCAATAAAGGCAGCGCTTGATGTTTTTTGCAACGAGCCTAGCGCCGCAACAGGCGAATTTAACTCGCCATTGGCTAGCCATCCACAAGTAATTGGCACGCATCACATTGGCGCATCGACCGAACAAGCACAAACCGCTGTTGCGGATAATGTGGTTGAAATTATTGCATCTTTTGCCAATCACCAACAATTCTTAAACCGCGTAAACTAA
- a CDS encoding cold-shock protein, with the protein MNKGTVKWFNAEKGFGFITPEAGGKDLFVHHSEIQSSDGGFRTLNDGQAVEFEVGESQKGPCANNVRGL; encoded by the coding sequence ATGAATAAAGGAACAGTAAAATGGTTTAACGCCGAAAAAGGGTTTGGATTTATTACACCAGAAGCAGGTGGAAAAGATCTATTTGTACATCACTCAGAGATTCAGTCATCTGACGGCGGCTTTAGAACGCTTAATGATGGACAGGCAGTAGAGTTTGAAGTTGGCGAAAGCCAAAAAGGACCTTGTGCAAACAACGTTCGCGGACTCTAA
- a CDS encoding DDE-type integrase/transposase/recombinase: MNMHKRIRLTPLDRQEIWRLYQTRQWRVTDLATRYRVSRPTIYKVLKNARLQSFSPKKSTNARYRNIQYGMKRLAKVEQSIQHRLKQKAKRYNKSYPGELMHFDTKRLPLLQGQKTTEARDYLFVAIDDYSRELYADILPDKTQHSAKAFLLSNVLAQCPYTIDYAYSDNGKEYKGTPQHAFVKACRDNGIGQKFTRIARPQTNGKAERVIRTMMEMWHEKQSFKV, encoded by the coding sequence ATGAACATGCACAAACGAATACGCTTAACACCGCTTGATCGCCAAGAGATTTGGCGTCTTTATCAAACCAGACAATGGCGAGTAACCGATTTAGCCACACGCTATCGCGTGAGTCGCCCAACGATTTACAAAGTCCTTAAAAACGCGAGGCTGCAGTCTTTTTCACCTAAGAAAAGTACCAACGCGCGTTATCGCAACATCCAATACGGTATGAAGCGATTGGCTAAAGTCGAGCAATCCATCCAGCACCGCCTGAAACAAAAAGCAAAACGCTATAACAAATCCTATCCAGGCGAGTTAATGCATTTTGATACCAAACGACTGCCGTTACTACAAGGACAGAAAACAACTGAGGCTAGGGATTATTTGTTTGTTGCGATTGATGACTACTCGCGGGAACTGTACGCGGATATTTTACCCGATAAAACGCAACACAGCGCCAAAGCTTTTTTACTCAGCAACGTGCTTGCACAATGCCCTTACACCATTGATTATGCGTACTCAGATAATGGTAAAGAATACAAAGGAACGCCGCAACATGCATTTGTCAAAGCGTGTCGTGACAATGGCATCGGGCAAAAGTTTACACGTATTGCTAGACCACAGACCAATGGCAAAGCAGAACGTGTTATCCGCACTATGATGGAAATGTGGCACGAAAAACAATCATTTAAAGTGTAA